One stretch of Corallococcus exiguus DNA includes these proteins:
- a CDS encoding response regulator gives MKVLLVEDDPSLREGMGELVSELADVQAVGTLDEALRALAAGRFELVMTDMRIAGGHTDGRGVLEAARRQRHPVAIVSAASSDEVAQVLHPSVPDALLIKPFQVDDIMELVERFLTLKRQVVAASQAPVDGDSPEWIESSPGVKCAGAAPDSDRMWMRLAAEAAFLWSRSRSAHGVLLLEGDLELDGERYSAPCYLFLSQGASPQVKTWAGALAVCVPLRG, from the coding sequence ATGAAGGTCCTGCTGGTCGAGGATGATCCGAGCCTACGCGAAGGAATGGGAGAGCTGGTCTCCGAGCTGGCGGACGTGCAGGCGGTGGGCACCCTCGACGAAGCGCTGCGCGCCCTGGCGGCGGGCCGCTTCGAGCTGGTGATGACCGACATGCGCATCGCTGGGGGGCACACGGACGGCCGGGGCGTCCTGGAGGCCGCGCGCCGGCAGCGCCACCCGGTGGCCATCGTCAGCGCCGCCAGTTCGGACGAGGTCGCCCAGGTCCTGCACCCCTCGGTGCCGGACGCGCTGCTGATCAAGCCCTTCCAGGTCGACGACATCATGGAGCTGGTGGAGCGCTTCCTGACGCTCAAGCGCCAGGTGGTCGCCGCCTCCCAGGCGCCCGTGGACGGGGACTCACCGGAGTGGATTGAATCATCACCCGGAGTGAAGTGTGCCGGTGCGGCGCCGGACAGCGACCGGATGTGGATGAGGTTGGCCGCCGAAGCCGCCTTTCTCTGGAGCCGTTCCCGGTCCGCCCATGGGGTCCTCCTGTTGGAGGGCGACCTGGAGCTGGACGGCGAGCGTTATTCGGCACCGTGCTACCTGTTCCTCTCCCAGGGCGCGTCGCCCCAGGTGAAGACGTGGGCCGGTGCGCTGGCCGTGTGCGTTCCGCTGCGCGGCTAG
- a CDS encoding HdeD family acid-resistance protein, whose protein sequence is MRTNVERAPETQPDRPSRGASAMWGGPFLLGLLTAIAGVVLLGATFFTSMVTVFFVGMMLVIGGVLEIAAAVRSRSESRSAFWSFMLGGVLTTVVGILTVMYPAAGLASLTLLIAGYFFATGLFHVITSVMDRYFQWGWDLAYGLISLVLGLSVMARWPASSVWLVGTMVGLAVFFRGISMMSGSLILRRGLHRVEA, encoded by the coding sequence ATGCGAACAAACGTTGAACGCGCGCCGGAAACCCAGCCGGACCGTCCCTCCCGGGGAGCCTCCGCCATGTGGGGCGGCCCCTTCCTCCTGGGCCTGCTGACGGCGATCGCGGGGGTCGTGCTGCTGGGCGCCACGTTCTTCACCAGCATGGTCACCGTCTTCTTCGTGGGGATGATGCTGGTGATTGGTGGCGTCCTGGAGATCGCCGCGGCCGTCCGCTCACGCAGCGAAAGCAGGAGTGCCTTCTGGTCCTTCATGCTGGGAGGCGTCCTCACCACCGTGGTCGGCATCCTCACCGTCATGTACCCGGCCGCGGGGCTGGCCTCCCTCACGCTGCTGATCGCCGGCTACTTCTTCGCCACCGGCCTCTTCCACGTCATCACCTCCGTCATGGACCGCTACTTCCAGTGGGGATGGGACCTGGCCTACGGCCTCATCTCCCTGGTCCTGGGCCTCAGCGTGATGGCCAGATGGCCCGCGTCCTCCGTGTGGCTCGTGGGCACGATGGTGGGGCTCGCCGTCTTCTTCCGAGGCATCTCGATGATGTCCGGCTCGCTCATCCTGCGGCGGGGACTGCATCGCGTGGAGGCTTGA
- a CDS encoding RsmB/NOP family class I SAM-dependent RNA methyltransferase: MDIPLWPTPHEPSRLGRPSRRAATAAVETHIAVLKGEPLKAALATALREAEGLGGQERRFVALAARELSRHTRLLDLAARQLGHSPGKHALTEDTALVRYTLWRRLFCGEGWARIGPEVKLPGPVRPRTLHDAVLEGLATKPLAEPAAAEGSEAVIERLATRYSFPGWLTQRLAQVYPEATLAGLMASLDDEPSLHFRARPPGTRDAVLAALAEEGVAVEAVPCAPDALRVADSSHRIFESRTMKARRLQVQDVGSQLIVLACLPPGATLEGLAVADVCAGAGGKTLGLADLVGAKGKVLAGDRSKRRLSDARDRVREFGLKQVTFPHPVPLEAVDVVLVDAPCSGTGSLAREPDQKWKLSAKAITEFQATQSKLLAEVAAQVKPGARIIYATCSVLPEENDAVVEGFLQKHPGFALEPVGEGWAPELLVGVDGPYLRALPPRVPGGGFFAARLVRKAG, translated from the coding sequence GTGGACATTCCCCTCTGGCCCACGCCGCATGAGCCGTCACGTCTGGGGCGTCCGTCCCGGCGCGCGGCCACCGCGGCGGTGGAGACGCACATCGCTGTCCTCAAGGGCGAGCCGTTGAAGGCCGCGCTCGCCACCGCGCTGAGGGAGGCGGAAGGCCTGGGCGGACAGGAGCGGCGCTTCGTGGCCCTGGCGGCGCGCGAGCTGTCCCGGCACACGCGGCTGTTGGACCTGGCGGCGCGGCAGCTGGGGCATTCCCCGGGCAAGCACGCGCTCACGGAAGATACAGCGCTGGTGCGCTACACGCTCTGGCGGCGCCTCTTCTGTGGCGAGGGCTGGGCGCGCATCGGGCCAGAGGTGAAGCTGCCGGGACCGGTGCGGCCGCGCACGCTGCATGACGCGGTGCTGGAGGGGCTGGCGACGAAGCCCCTCGCGGAGCCCGCCGCGGCGGAGGGCTCGGAGGCCGTCATCGAGCGGCTGGCCACCCGGTACTCGTTCCCCGGTTGGCTCACGCAGCGGCTGGCGCAGGTGTATCCGGAAGCGACGCTCGCGGGGCTGATGGCGTCCCTGGATGACGAGCCGTCGCTGCACTTCCGCGCGCGGCCCCCGGGCACTCGCGACGCGGTGCTCGCGGCGCTGGCGGAGGAGGGCGTGGCGGTGGAGGCGGTGCCCTGCGCTCCAGACGCGCTGCGGGTCGCGGACTCCAGCCACCGCATCTTCGAGTCGCGGACGATGAAGGCCCGGCGGCTCCAGGTGCAGGACGTGGGCAGTCAGCTCATCGTCCTGGCGTGCCTGCCTCCCGGGGCGACCTTGGAGGGGCTCGCCGTGGCGGACGTATGCGCGGGGGCTGGCGGCAAGACGCTGGGGCTCGCGGACCTGGTGGGCGCGAAGGGGAAGGTGCTCGCGGGAGACCGCTCCAAGCGGCGGCTCTCGGACGCGCGCGACCGGGTGCGCGAGTTCGGCCTGAAGCAGGTGACGTTCCCGCACCCGGTTCCGCTGGAGGCGGTGGACGTGGTGCTGGTGGACGCGCCGTGCAGCGGCACGGGGTCCCTGGCGCGCGAGCCGGATCAGAAGTGGAAGCTGTCCGCGAAGGCCATCACGGAGTTCCAGGCCACGCAGTCCAAGCTGCTCGCGGAGGTGGCCGCGCAGGTGAAGCCGGGGGCGCGCATCATCTACGCCACGTGCTCCGTGCTGCCGGAGGAGAACGACGCGGTGGTGGAGGGCTTCCTCCAGAAGCACCCGGGCTTCGCCCTGGAGCCGGTGGGGGAGGGCTGGGCGCCGGAGCTCCTGGTGGGAGTGGACGGTCCCTACCTGCGCGCCCTGCCGCCCCGGGTCCCTGGCGGGGGCTTCTTCGCCGCCCGGCTGGTCCGCAAGGCGGGTTGA
- the miaA gene encoding tRNA (adenosine(37)-N6)-dimethylallyltransferase MiaA, which translates to MPLTVIAGPTASGKTALAIAWARDAGGEIVSADSQQVYRAFDIGTAKPSAEELAAVPHHLVSCVDPLEPFSAAEYQRRADAAIADIASRGRPVFIVGGTGLYLRILLHGVVDAPGALPSLRAELETLAAEQGREAVHRRLAEVDPETAAKLPPQDLVRVVRALEIHAQTGVPASEFRRAHAFAPDRYPFQLYVLDPPRESLYAAINARTEALFSRGLVEETRALLEQGYADAAPMRSVGYVQARAVVEGRMTREEAIADTAQETRRYAKRQLTWFRKEPGAVFLSPPYARPAL; encoded by the coding sequence GTGCCGTTGACGGTGATCGCTGGACCCACGGCGTCGGGGAAGACGGCGTTGGCCATCGCCTGGGCTCGCGACGCGGGCGGGGAGATCGTCAGCGCGGACTCGCAGCAGGTGTACCGCGCCTTCGACATCGGCACCGCGAAGCCGTCCGCCGAGGAGCTGGCCGCCGTGCCGCACCACCTGGTCTCCTGCGTGGATCCGCTCGAGCCCTTCTCCGCCGCCGAGTACCAACGCCGTGCGGACGCGGCCATCGCGGACATCGCCTCGCGGGGCCGGCCGGTGTTCATCGTCGGCGGCACCGGCCTGTACCTGCGCATCCTGCTGCACGGCGTGGTGGACGCGCCCGGCGCCCTGCCTTCGCTGCGCGCGGAGCTGGAGACGCTCGCGGCGGAGCAGGGGAGGGAGGCCGTGCACCGCCGGCTGGCCGAGGTGGATCCGGAGACCGCGGCGAAGCTGCCCCCCCAGGACCTGGTGCGCGTCGTCCGCGCCCTGGAGATCCACGCGCAGACAGGCGTGCCCGCGTCCGAGTTCCGCCGCGCCCATGCCTTCGCGCCGGACCGCTATCCCTTCCAGCTCTACGTGCTCGACCCGCCGCGCGAGTCCCTCTACGCCGCCATCAACGCGCGCACGGAGGCGCTCTTCTCCCGGGGGCTCGTGGAGGAGACACGGGCCTTGTTGGAGCAGGGCTACGCCGACGCGGCACCCATGCGCAGCGTCGGCTACGTGCAGGCCCGCGCCGTGGTGGAGGGGCGGATGACCCGCGAAGAGGCCATCGCCGACACCGCGCAGGAAACCCGGCGCTACGCCAAGCGGCAACTCACCTGGTTCCGCAAGGAGCCCGGCGCGGTGTTCCTGTCGCCACCGTACGCTCGTCCTGCCCTCTAG
- a CDS encoding tetratricopeptide repeat protein — protein sequence MYNLLISLAIGLAVGVLVKFAGGFSWWAGIVPGVIVFFAAYIVLARRVSTRVQALMTTVQNDLQGQPANQKEAQGRVDRAVKTLEQGLVWDKWQFLIGPELHAQIGMLKYMVKDLDGAKPHLEKASGRNYMAKAMEGALHFRRNDVPAMKTSFEAAVKSGKKESIVWAAYAWCLLQLKDKDSAQRVLARGVEQNPSDEKLKGSLAQLQNDKRLKMKPYEPLWWQFGLEAPPMMPPAGGGRRVQFTNRR from the coding sequence ATGTACAACCTCCTCATCTCCCTGGCCATCGGGCTGGCGGTCGGCGTGCTGGTGAAGTTCGCCGGCGGCTTCTCGTGGTGGGCCGGCATCGTGCCCGGCGTCATCGTCTTCTTCGCTGCCTACATCGTGCTCGCCCGCCGGGTCTCCACCCGGGTCCAGGCGCTGATGACGACGGTGCAGAATGATCTCCAGGGTCAGCCCGCCAACCAGAAGGAGGCCCAGGGACGCGTGGACCGCGCCGTCAAGACGCTGGAGCAGGGCCTTGTCTGGGACAAGTGGCAGTTCCTGATCGGGCCGGAGCTCCACGCTCAGATCGGGATGCTGAAGTACATGGTGAAGGACCTGGACGGCGCGAAGCCCCACCTGGAGAAGGCCAGCGGCCGCAACTACATGGCCAAGGCCATGGAGGGCGCCCTGCACTTCCGCCGCAATGACGTGCCCGCCATGAAGACCTCCTTCGAGGCCGCGGTGAAGAGCGGCAAGAAGGAGTCCATCGTCTGGGCCGCGTACGCGTGGTGCCTCCTCCAGCTGAAGGACAAGGACAGCGCCCAGCGAGTGCTCGCGCGCGGCGTGGAGCAGAACCCCTCCGACGAGAAGCTCAAGGGCAGCCTCGCTCAGTTGCAGAACGACAAGCGTCTCAAGATGAAGCCCTACGAGCCGCTCTGGTGGCAGTTCGGCCTCGAGGCGCCCCCGATGATGCCTCCCGCGGGTGGTGGCCGCCGCGTGCAGTTCACGAACCGGCGCTGA
- a CDS encoding response regulator gives MSGTSKLASGSRVAIVGGGIAGAGLAASLLFNGRARGVALDVRVYAGGTEERTAPPALLTPECRSRLAALGCRIPPEWRAHELRGVEIISQGERELLPCAAGGLWVVDGWPRGEGGLDMVRHVLSTAASAQGARFVNRHVERVERQAPAPDAPTAVRNAGPLVVRAQGSGERFHAVALAAGAGPLLGDAFFKGFKPAPSMPAVQARIQGGMPGRDLAPVARLWVAPLPTVDALFLIPGASSVYALAFGAAVTPADLCQVLMMAARDGLLDEGFELTTLETTRLPFGPGRMLVAPGQLVVGPAAFGHPLQLGLSETLASCSRAAVALLDGGLDAPSLERRYVRDGLGELMEDAAAGARSLTWLRRAGKRAPAAFVAARAKHTAGGVYGGGVLGLSSPTPLGLLSAARWSGVREVVGSWLRTPIEPVPTLVPEVEPDLYYVVDDDADTREALTLLLESTGARVVSFADELALFCAVARRPPTAILLDVVLHWVDGLRLCEGLKQHPLTRDTRVLVMSGLNRPHVRQRALDAGAEAFLPKPVNPDRLLCQLTGRVPDPLGSLRDVIRPSVAETFGEDRFAS, from the coding sequence ATGAGCGGAACCAGCAAGCTGGCGAGTGGTTCGAGGGTGGCGATCGTCGGCGGCGGCATCGCCGGGGCGGGGCTGGCGGCCTCTCTTCTCTTCAACGGCCGCGCGCGGGGCGTGGCCCTGGACGTGCGCGTCTACGCGGGAGGCACCGAGGAGCGCACCGCGCCCCCTGCCCTGCTCACGCCGGAGTGCCGCTCGCGGCTCGCCGCGCTGGGCTGCCGGATTCCTCCGGAGTGGCGCGCGCACGAACTGCGCGGCGTGGAGATCATCTCCCAGGGCGAACGCGAGCTGTTGCCCTGCGCGGCCGGCGGCCTCTGGGTCGTGGATGGCTGGCCCCGCGGCGAAGGCGGCCTGGACATGGTGCGCCACGTGCTGTCCACGGCGGCCAGCGCGCAGGGCGCCCGGTTCGTGAACCGCCACGTGGAGCGCGTGGAGCGGCAGGCGCCCGCCCCGGACGCGCCCACGGCGGTGCGCAACGCGGGCCCCCTGGTCGTCCGCGCGCAGGGCAGCGGTGAGCGCTTCCACGCGGTGGCGCTGGCCGCGGGCGCGGGGCCGCTGTTGGGTGACGCCTTCTTCAAGGGCTTCAAGCCGGCGCCGTCCATGCCGGCGGTGCAGGCGCGCATCCAGGGCGGGATGCCGGGCCGGGACCTGGCGCCGGTGGCGCGGCTGTGGGTGGCGCCGCTGCCCACCGTGGATGCGCTGTTCCTCATCCCGGGCGCGTCGTCCGTGTACGCGCTGGCCTTTGGCGCGGCGGTGACGCCCGCGGACCTGTGCCAGGTGCTGATGATGGCCGCGCGCGACGGCCTGCTCGATGAAGGCTTCGAGCTCACCACCCTGGAGACGACGCGCCTGCCCTTCGGCCCCGGCCGCATGCTGGTGGCGCCCGGGCAGCTGGTGGTAGGCCCCGCGGCCTTCGGCCATCCGCTGCAGTTGGGCCTGTCGGAGACGCTGGCGTCGTGCAGCCGCGCCGCGGTGGCGCTGCTGGATGGCGGGCTGGACGCACCGTCGCTGGAGCGCCGCTACGTGCGCGACGGGCTGGGCGAGTTGATGGAGGACGCGGCGGCGGGAGCGCGCTCCCTCACGTGGCTGCGCCGCGCGGGCAAGCGGGCTCCGGCGGCGTTCGTCGCGGCACGCGCGAAGCACACGGCGGGCGGCGTGTACGGCGGTGGCGTGCTGGGGTTGAGCTCCCCTACTCCGCTGGGTCTCTTGTCCGCGGCGCGCTGGTCGGGCGTGCGGGAAGTGGTGGGCTCGTGGCTGCGCACGCCCATCGAGCCCGTGCCCACGCTGGTGCCGGAGGTGGAGCCGGACCTCTACTACGTGGTGGACGACGACGCGGACACGCGCGAGGCGCTCACGCTGCTTTTGGAGAGCACCGGCGCGCGCGTGGTGTCCTTCGCGGACGAGCTGGCGCTGTTCTGCGCGGTGGCGCGCCGTCCGCCCACCGCCATCCTGTTGGACGTGGTGCTGCACTGGGTGGACGGCCTGCGTCTGTGTGAAGGCCTCAAGCAGCACCCGCTCACCCGCGACACGCGAGTGCTGGTGATGAGCGGCCTCAACCGTCCGCACGTGCGTCAGCGCGCGCTCGACGCGGGGGCGGAGGCCTTCCTGCCCAAGCCGGTGAACCCGGACCGCCTCCTGTGCCAGCTCACCGGCCGCGTGCCGGACCCGCTCGGCTCGCTGCGCGACGTCATCCGCCCCTCGGTCGCGGAAACCTTCGGCGAAGACCGTTTTGCGTCCTGA
- a CDS encoding outer membrane protein assembly factor BamB family protein — MNVRILALFAVLLPAVGFSQTWTVRPVPSAGETVARVVMEDASDLVLEVTNTTTATSDARVSEVSFVLPTGYQILGGLPAEENPNWKVEYIDANERRITFQSTWGCVDEGRGLARNETARFVLSVVGPSNRTTDNTTERLAAGTYARDQCDGTSYTFNVNNMTAWTRGILAANVTLVPRVLAVNGSTVARVVVENRGTGAATVSVDNPTSTSSVPLTTVNKDGGRSVAVRSAGVFAVNLRPTAAGAVAARVRARTSNSNAPLVDSPLANVGNLVAAADMDVVDAFAGEQVTLRLIVFNTSTTNAYTQVRPRAPVPLGNATASLVSGPSPESVAQLAPGASAQFTWRYQVSGAPGASYQFQAQVDGTLNGSAVAGDLVTARKGRIVEHRVRLSHETVSTAATSLTVGYTVQNRGTLPIYEVKLFKPAVNYFSVAASGPQAFGDWNVYTDTTSYLWESESGIPVGGEATFRITYSGFTAVLADTAFRHRLELNQGWNDPRIRVEATMTLLAVTAAPDVDRLTGVARDGSVTLTWDNPFNHGGTLVLRAQGTNPPNTAPTSGVRYAVGDVLGNATVAYEDEFSSASSMTDTAVTNGTTYTYRVFNADDQLRYGPGNQPTSQGLLATPRARVAGNPLWCYSVGLDTTLQPVTELGVGIFSSFNDSVVATLTHTVNPSEDGAERFRPVKMAGKIATRFPVVPLLGRPGQQWIVVGDQTGVPAVLNAATGEFLWRNNTLGLGNISSFPVTQLLDYANPEYRTTYSNVDLAIFATRNTSAQNQVVALNAATGALIWRYRPGDLGMVSGGMLMDYTTNRLYVPTRSGTSAATLRVLNSLTGAEVARLSLGDLEFGVVRNATSNQILVTANDGRVHGVTPSTFALAWTVQVDSASQRTFSHFARPQGRGFVVSRTNNTVERYEMDATNVPKLLWTTPVENPSGSFTLNQNGVARLYVGSTDGKVHQLELEGGADTGQVTVGPAQAIGVPTIDHTVSRLHVGTTDGRICAFPVPF, encoded by the coding sequence ATGAACGTCCGCATCCTCGCGCTCTTCGCCGTGCTGTTGCCCGCGGTGGGCTTCTCCCAGACCTGGACCGTGCGCCCCGTCCCTTCCGCCGGAGAGACCGTCGCGCGCGTGGTGATGGAAGACGCGTCCGACCTCGTTCTGGAGGTGACGAACACGACCACGGCCACGAGCGACGCCCGTGTGTCGGAGGTGTCCTTCGTCCTTCCGACGGGCTACCAGATCCTGGGGGGCCTGCCCGCGGAGGAGAACCCGAACTGGAAGGTCGAGTACATCGACGCCAACGAGCGGCGCATCACCTTCCAGTCCACGTGGGGCTGCGTGGACGAGGGGCGCGGCCTGGCTCGGAATGAGACCGCACGCTTCGTGCTGAGCGTGGTGGGCCCGTCGAACCGCACCACCGACAACACCACCGAGCGCCTGGCGGCGGGCACGTACGCCCGCGACCAGTGCGACGGCACGAGCTACACGTTCAACGTCAACAACATGACCGCATGGACTCGCGGCATCCTGGCCGCGAACGTGACGCTGGTGCCGCGCGTGCTGGCGGTCAACGGCTCCACCGTGGCGCGCGTGGTGGTGGAGAACCGCGGCACCGGCGCCGCGACCGTGAGCGTGGACAACCCCACCTCCACGAGCAGCGTGCCCCTCACCACCGTGAACAAGGACGGTGGCAGGTCCGTGGCGGTGCGGTCCGCGGGCGTCTTCGCGGTCAATCTGAGGCCTACCGCCGCCGGCGCCGTGGCCGCGCGCGTCCGGGCGCGCACGAGCAACTCGAACGCGCCGCTGGTGGACTCGCCCCTGGCGAACGTGGGCAACCTGGTCGCGGCGGCGGACATGGACGTCGTGGACGCGTTCGCCGGTGAGCAGGTGACGCTGCGCCTGATTGTGTTCAACACGTCCACGACGAACGCGTACACGCAGGTGCGCCCGCGCGCGCCGGTGCCGCTGGGCAACGCGACGGCGTCGCTCGTGTCCGGTCCGTCGCCGGAGAGCGTGGCGCAGCTGGCGCCGGGGGCTTCCGCGCAGTTCACGTGGCGCTATCAGGTGTCGGGCGCGCCCGGCGCCAGCTACCAGTTCCAGGCGCAGGTGGACGGGACGCTCAACGGTTCGGCGGTGGCGGGGGACCTGGTCACGGCTCGCAAGGGCCGCATCGTGGAGCACCGCGTGCGGCTGAGCCATGAGACGGTGTCCACGGCGGCTACGTCCCTGACGGTGGGCTACACGGTACAGAACCGGGGCACGCTGCCCATCTACGAGGTGAAGCTGTTCAAGCCCGCGGTGAACTACTTCTCCGTGGCCGCGTCGGGGCCACAGGCGTTCGGGGACTGGAACGTCTACACGGACACGACCAGCTACCTCTGGGAGTCGGAGTCCGGCATCCCGGTGGGCGGCGAGGCCACCTTCCGCATCACCTATTCGGGCTTCACCGCCGTCCTCGCGGACACGGCGTTCCGCCACCGGTTGGAGCTGAACCAGGGCTGGAACGATCCGCGCATCCGCGTGGAGGCGACGATGACGCTGCTCGCGGTCACCGCGGCACCGGACGTGGATCGCCTCACGGGCGTGGCCCGCGACGGCAGCGTGACGCTCACCTGGGACAACCCCTTCAACCACGGTGGCACGCTGGTGCTGCGCGCCCAGGGGACGAATCCGCCCAACACCGCGCCGACCAGCGGCGTGCGCTACGCGGTGGGTGACGTGCTGGGCAACGCGACGGTGGCCTACGAGGACGAGTTCAGCTCCGCGTCGTCCATGACGGACACGGCGGTGACGAACGGCACGACGTACACCTACCGCGTGTTCAACGCGGATGATCAGCTGCGCTACGGGCCGGGCAACCAGCCCACCTCGCAGGGGCTGCTGGCCACGCCCCGGGCGCGCGTGGCGGGCAACCCGCTGTGGTGCTACTCGGTGGGGTTGGACACGACGCTGCAGCCCGTGACGGAGCTGGGCGTGGGCATCTTCAGCTCCTTCAACGATTCGGTGGTGGCCACGCTCACCCACACCGTGAACCCGTCCGAGGACGGCGCGGAGCGCTTCCGGCCGGTGAAGATGGCGGGCAAGATCGCCACTCGCTTCCCGGTGGTGCCGCTGCTGGGCCGGCCCGGGCAGCAGTGGATCGTCGTGGGAGATCAGACCGGCGTGCCGGCGGTCCTCAACGCGGCCACGGGCGAGTTCCTCTGGAGGAACAACACGCTGGGCCTGGGGAACATCAGCTCGTTCCCGGTGACGCAGCTGCTCGACTACGCGAACCCGGAATACCGGACGACGTACTCGAACGTGGACCTGGCCATCTTCGCCACGCGCAACACGTCCGCGCAGAACCAGGTGGTCGCGCTGAACGCGGCGACGGGCGCGCTCATCTGGCGCTACCGGCCCGGGGACCTGGGCATGGTGAGCGGCGGCATGCTGATGGACTACACGACGAACCGGCTCTACGTGCCGACCCGGTCGGGCACGAGCGCGGCCACGCTGCGCGTGCTCAACAGCCTCACGGGCGCGGAGGTGGCGCGGCTGTCGCTGGGCGACCTGGAGTTCGGTGTCGTCCGCAACGCCACGAGCAACCAGATCCTGGTCACCGCCAACGACGGCCGGGTGCACGGCGTGACTCCGTCCACCTTCGCGCTTGCGTGGACCGTCCAGGTGGACAGCGCCTCGCAGCGGACGTTCTCCCACTTCGCGCGACCCCAGGGGCGCGGCTTCGTGGTGAGCCGGACGAACAACACGGTGGAGCGCTATGAGATGGACGCGACCAACGTGCCGAAGCTGCTGTGGACGACGCCTGTCGAGAACCCGTCCGGCTCCTTCACCCTCAACCAGAACGGGGTGGCGCGCCTCTACGTCGGCAGCACGGACGGAAAGGTCCACCAACTGGAGCTGGAGGGTGGGGCGGACACCGGGCAGGTGACCGTGGGGCCGGCGCAGGCCATTGGCGTGCCGACCATCGACCACACCGTAAGCCGGTTGCATGTCGGCACCACGGATGGTCGAATCTGTGCCTTCCCGGTGCCCTTCTAG
- a CDS encoding diguanylate cyclase: MERHGRSSERALLLIIEDDTGVREGLMDLLAPRFDVLAASDADAGVELAREHRPDLVLLDRFLPSGDGLAVLETLQGDVRTEMVPVIFLTGDADEATLERCLEMGAVDFIHKPASSRELLARIDRAVRQSEQQRKLQVLAQTDALTGLANFRALSVRLEDEFKRALRYGYAMSVVVIDLDHLKAINDGMGHDVGNRAILALATLMQGNLRESDFAARFGGDEFVVLLPHQTSHEAAVFAERLRTELRGVNVQRGDGRPAPFGLSISVGVADHTADSPRESTEALLKAADAALYEAKREGRDRVVVYGQSVHSPAAQRH, translated from the coding sequence ATGGAACGGCACGGCCGCAGCAGTGAGCGCGCGCTCCTGCTCATCATCGAGGACGACACCGGCGTGCGCGAAGGCCTGATGGACCTGCTCGCTCCACGCTTCGACGTGCTGGCCGCTTCGGACGCGGACGCGGGCGTGGAGCTGGCGCGCGAGCACCGCCCGGACCTGGTGCTGCTGGATCGCTTCCTGCCCTCCGGGGATGGGCTGGCGGTCCTGGAGACGCTCCAGGGCGACGTGCGCACGGAGATGGTGCCGGTCATCTTCCTCACGGGGGACGCGGACGAGGCGACCCTGGAGCGATGCCTGGAGATGGGCGCCGTGGACTTCATCCACAAGCCGGCGAGCTCGCGCGAACTGCTCGCCCGCATCGACCGCGCGGTTCGCCAGAGCGAGCAGCAGCGCAAGCTCCAGGTGCTGGCGCAGACGGACGCGCTCACGGGCCTGGCGAACTTCCGGGCGCTGTCGGTGCGGCTGGAGGACGAGTTCAAGCGCGCCCTGCGCTACGGCTACGCGATGAGCGTGGTGGTCATCGACCTGGATCACCTGAAGGCCATCAACGACGGCATGGGCCACGACGTGGGCAACCGCGCCATCCTGGCCCTGGCCACGCTGATGCAGGGCAACCTGCGCGAGTCCGACTTCGCGGCGCGCTTCGGCGGAGACGAGTTCGTCGTGCTGCTGCCGCACCAGACGTCGCATGAGGCCGCGGTGTTCGCGGAGCGCCTGCGAACGGAGCTGCGCGGCGTGAACGTGCAGCGCGGTGACGGGCGCCCGGCGCCCTTCGGGTTGAGCATCAGCGTGGGCGTGGCGGACCACACGGCCGACTCCCCGCGTGAGAGCACGGAGGCCTTGCTGAAGGCGGCGGACGCCGCGCTCTACGAGGCCAAGCGGGAGGGGCGCGACCGGGTGGTGGTGTACGGCCAGTCGGTCCACTCACCGGCGGCGCAGCGGCACTGA